A window from Cryobacterium sp. SO1 encodes these proteins:
- a CDS encoding FAD-binding oxidoreductase: MGGCFGIRLVCVIGWIPVAVGATAGYRVGVPALVDAKRAHAAGVQRLLESYRAVPAEAPIRLAKPTSNLFRARAATHVKGLDTSGLTGVIGIDTQARTADVAGMCTYQDLVAQALPQGLAPLVVPQLKTITLGGAVTGLGIESTSFRNGLPHESVLEMDILTGTGEVLTVSPTEHADLYRAFPNSYGTLGYAVRLRIDLEPVQPFVALRHLRFHSLVDLVRAMHDIINTGSFDGDRVDYLDGVLFSKAEGYLCLGRKAGAPGPVSDYTGQQIYYRSIRHEHGATDDRLTIHDYLWRWDTDWFWCSEAFGAQNPLIRRVWPRRYRRSSVYGTLMKYEQRFHIGDRIERLRGRPSRERVVQDIEVPLGRCAEFLDWFLDTVPITPIWLCPLRLRGETGWPLYPIRPQQNYVNVGFWSTVPVGATEGATNRLIEDTVRELDGHKSLYSDSYYPRQEFDELYGGDDYRAVKTKYDPDSRLLDLYAKAVQRR; encoded by the coding sequence ATGGGCGGGTGCTTCGGCATCCGCCTGGTCTGTGTGATCGGCTGGATCCCCGTCGCGGTCGGGGCGACCGCGGGCTATCGTGTGGGCGTGCCCGCTCTTGTCGATGCGAAGCGCGCTCACGCCGCCGGCGTGCAGCGCCTACTCGAGAGCTATCGGGCCGTCCCCGCCGAAGCCCCGATCCGGCTGGCCAAGCCCACGTCGAATCTGTTCCGGGCACGCGCCGCTACCCACGTGAAGGGCCTGGACACCTCCGGTCTGACCGGGGTCATCGGGATAGACACCCAGGCGCGGACGGCTGACGTGGCCGGCATGTGCACCTACCAAGACCTCGTCGCCCAGGCGCTGCCCCAGGGGTTGGCACCGCTGGTGGTGCCGCAGTTGAAGACCATCACGCTCGGCGGCGCGGTCACCGGTCTCGGCATCGAGTCGACGTCGTTCCGCAACGGGCTGCCGCACGAGTCGGTGCTCGAGATGGACATCCTCACCGGCACAGGAGAGGTGCTCACCGTGTCGCCCACCGAGCACGCGGATCTGTACCGAGCCTTCCCCAACTCGTATGGGACCCTGGGCTATGCGGTGCGCCTGCGCATCGACCTCGAACCCGTGCAGCCGTTCGTCGCGCTCAGGCATCTGCGGTTCCACTCGCTCGTCGACCTGGTCCGGGCGATGCACGACATCATCAACACCGGGAGCTTCGACGGGGACCGGGTCGACTATCTCGACGGTGTGCTGTTCAGCAAGGCGGAGGGCTATCTCTGCCTCGGCAGGAAGGCCGGTGCACCGGGCCCCGTCAGCGACTACACCGGTCAGCAGATCTACTACCGCTCCATCCGGCACGAGCACGGGGCGACGGATGACCGTCTCACCATCCACGACTACCTCTGGCGGTGGGACACCGACTGGTTCTGGTGTTCGGAGGCGTTCGGTGCGCAGAATCCGCTGATCCGCAGGGTCTGGCCGCGACGCTACCGACGCAGCAGCGTTTACGGGACGCTGATGAAATACGAACAACGATTCCACATCGGCGATCGCATCGAGAGACTCCGCGGCCGCCCATCACGTGAACGCGTCGTGCAGGACATCGAGGTGCCGCTGGGGCGCTGTGCGGAGTTTCTGGACTGGTTCCTGGACACCGTGCCGATCACGCCGATCTGGCTGTGCCCGCTGCGGTTGCGGGGCGAGACCGGCTGGCCGCTCTACCCGATCCGGCCCCAGCAGAACTACGTGAACGTGGGCTTCTGGTCGACGGTGCCGGTGGGCGCCACCGAGGGGGCGACGAACCGGCTCATCGAAGACACGGTGCGTGAGCTTGACGGGCACAAGTCGCTGTACTCCGACTCCTATTACCCCCGCCAGGAGTTCGACGAACTCTACGGTGGGGACGACTACCGGGCGGTGAAGACAAAATACGACCCTGATTCACGTCTCCTCGACCTCTACGCCAAGGCGGTGCAACGACGATGA
- a CDS encoding class I SAM-dependent methyltransferase, producing the protein MTTFKERPTQPTSLTEATGKTATAGKYTLAEVLEILAGGRLPLRFTAYDGSSTGPPDAPFGLDLRTPRGTRYLATGRGDLGFARAYIAGDLDIRGVHPGDPYDLLKALADSLIFTRPPARMLVDIIRSIGAEHLLPTAPPPQEAQPRWRRIAGGLRHSKPRDADAVHHHYDVSNTFYEWVLGPSLTYTCACYPSAGASLEQAQENKYRLVFEKLRLTPGDRLLDVGCGWGGMVRYAARRGVRATGVTLSTQQARWAQRAIAAEGLGDLAQVRYGDYRDITHTGYDAVSSIGLLEHIGVRNYPSYFDFLQSRMRPGGLLLNHCITRPDNQKLPVVRGFIDRYVFPDGELTGSGRIISDAQDVGLEVVHDENLRQHYAMTLRDWCANLVEHWDEAVAEVGLPTAKVWGLYMAGSRLGFENNGIQLHQILMTRPGTHGGAGELPLRPWWTP; encoded by the coding sequence ATGACCACATTCAAGGAACGCCCGACCCAGCCGACGTCGCTGACGGAGGCGACCGGCAAGACTGCAACCGCGGGGAAGTACACCCTTGCCGAGGTGCTGGAGATCCTGGCCGGCGGCCGGCTTCCGCTGCGGTTCACCGCCTACGACGGGAGTTCCACCGGACCGCCGGACGCCCCGTTCGGCCTGGATCTGCGCACCCCGCGCGGCACACGCTACCTCGCCACCGGCCGCGGCGACCTCGGTTTTGCCCGTGCCTACATCGCCGGCGACCTCGATATCCGCGGCGTGCACCCTGGCGATCCCTACGACCTGCTCAAGGCGCTCGCCGACAGCCTCATCTTCACCCGCCCACCGGCACGGATGCTGGTGGACATCATCCGTTCCATCGGCGCCGAGCACCTGCTCCCGACAGCGCCGCCGCCCCAGGAAGCCCAGCCCCGGTGGCGCAGGATCGCCGGGGGGCTCCGGCACAGCAAGCCCAGGGACGCCGACGCGGTCCACCACCACTATGACGTCTCGAACACCTTCTATGAGTGGGTGCTCGGGCCGTCGTTGACCTACACCTGCGCGTGTTACCCGAGCGCTGGCGCATCCCTCGAGCAGGCGCAGGAGAACAAGTACCGGCTGGTCTTCGAAAAGCTGCGGCTGACGCCGGGCGACCGGTTGCTCGACGTGGGCTGCGGCTGGGGCGGCATGGTGCGATACGCCGCACGCCGCGGTGTGCGAGCCACCGGGGTGACACTGTCGACCCAGCAGGCCCGGTGGGCGCAGCGGGCCATCGCAGCGGAGGGCCTGGGCGATCTGGCCCAGGTCCGGTACGGCGACTATCGCGATATCACGCACACCGGCTACGACGCGGTGTCGTCGATCGGGCTGCTCGAGCACATCGGCGTGCGCAACTATCCGTCGTACTTCGACTTTCTGCAGTCCAGGATGCGCCCCGGCGGGCTGCTGCTCAACCACTGCATCACCCGGCCCGACAACCAGAAACTGCCGGTTGTGCGCGGATTCATCGATCGTTACGTCTTCCCCGACGGGGAGCTCACCGGATCGGGCCGGATCATCAGTGACGCTCAGGACGTGGGTCTGGAGGTGGTGCACGACGAGAACTTGCGGCAGCACTACGCGATGACGCTGCGCGACTGGTGTGCCAACCTCGTCGAGCACTGGGACGAGGCCGTCGCCGAGGTCGGGCTGCCCACCGCGAAAGTGTGGGGTCTGTACATGGCCGGATCGCGGCTCGGGTTCGAGAACAACGGCATCCAACTGCACCAGATACTGATGACCAGGCCCGGCACGCACGGCGGTGCCGGTGAGTTGCCGTTGCGACCGTGGTGGACTCCCTAG